A window of the Campylobacter massiliensis genome harbors these coding sequences:
- a CDS encoding LysE/ArgO family amino acid transporter encodes MISFNAFFSGFSLGLSLILPIGAQNAFVLKQGIKKQHVFLVCIICALSDAALIFAGVSGFGYVVERYPIIKTAALWGGFVFLSIYGVRSLYSAFSASHALTAGGEEAHSAVIKTALLTLAFTWLNPHVYLDTVVLLGSVSTKFSERAGLFGAGAMCASFAFFFSLGYGARFLAPLFQKPAAWKILEFFVGVTMITLGVMLVVGE; translated from the coding sequence ATGATTTCTTTTAATGCCTTTTTCTCTGGATTTTCGCTCGGGCTCTCGCTGATTTTACCCATTGGAGCTCAAAATGCCTTCGTGCTAAAACAAGGCATCAAAAAACAGCATGTTTTTCTTGTTTGCATTATCTGCGCGCTTAGCGACGCTGCACTGATTTTTGCAGGAGTGTCGGGTTTTGGCTACGTGGTTGAGCGCTACCCTATCATCAAAACGGCCGCGCTTTGGGGAGGATTCGTATTTTTGAGTATTTACGGAGTTCGTAGCCTTTATAGCGCGTTTAGCGCCTCGCATGCGCTAACGGCAGGCGGCGAGGAGGCGCACAGTGCGGTTATTAAAACGGCGCTTCTTACGCTAGCTTTTACGTGGCTAAACCCGCACGTATATCTTGATACGGTCGTACTTTTGGGCTCGGTTTCTACGAAATTTAGCGAGCGCGCGGGACTCTTTGGCGCGGGCGCGATGTGCGCGTCGTTTGCGTTTTTCTTTTCGCTCGGATACGGAGCGAGATTTTTAGCGCCGCTGTTCCAAAAGCCGGCCGCGTGGAAAATTTTGGAGTTTTTCGTCGGCGTAACGATGATAACGCTTGGCGTGATGTTAGTAGTCGGCGAGTGA
- a CDS encoding type II secretion system protein, with protein sequence MRRGFTMLELVFVIVVLGILASIAVPRLFTTRDDAIIAKGRADIASIRSAVVNVYNTNMLAGNFTYPALERAGSTTGLLFENVLQNGIKTDEKSGWTKDGDGYKFALQGKSTKFTYDVANGTFSCPRTDSLCSALTE encoded by the coding sequence ATGAGGCGCGGGTTTACGATGCTTGAATTGGTTTTTGTCATAGTGGTTTTAGGTATCTTGGCTAGTATTGCAGTGCCGAGACTTTTTACCACAAGGGATGACGCAATAATTGCAAAAGGAAGGGCTGATATAGCGTCTATAAGAAGTGCTGTAGTTAATGTATACAATACAAATATGTTAGCTGGTAATTTTACATATCCTGCGCTTGAGAGAGCGGGCAGTACTACTGGACTTCTGTTTGAAAACGTCTTGCAAAATGGTATTAAAACTGATGAAAAAAGCGGATGGACCAAAGATGGAGACGGTTATAAATTTGCACTTCAAGGAAAATCCACTAAATTTACCTATGATGTGGCAAACGGCACTTTTTCGTGCCCTAGAACCGATAGCCTTTGTAGCGCCTTAACGGAGTAA
- a CDS encoding DUF417 family protein gives MQKFLQALASSQKYFVNYVSVAIFIVMAWIGGLKVVQYEADGIVPFVTNSPFFSYMYSKKDIVDNGKGKMVAEYNLHKNPEGLVVPKNIEWHKQNGTYAVSYLIGAMICTIGTLVLLGIWFPKLGLIGGLLTFGMSIVTLSFLITTPETWVPNLGNPALGITESPNHGFPYLSGAGRLVLKDIIMSAAGLIVASNAARRLLECCKSCAGK, from the coding sequence ATGCAAAAATTTTTACAAGCCTTAGCAAGCTCGCAAAAATATTTCGTAAACTACGTTAGCGTCGCAATTTTCATCGTGATGGCGTGGATAGGCGGACTCAAAGTCGTGCAATACGAGGCTGACGGCATCGTGCCGTTTGTAACCAACAGCCCGTTTTTTAGCTACATGTATAGCAAAAAAGATATCGTAGATAACGGCAAGGGCAAAATGGTTGCCGAGTACAACCTACACAAAAACCCGGAAGGCTTGGTCGTGCCTAAAAACATCGAGTGGCACAAACAAAACGGTACTTACGCTGTTTCGTATTTGATCGGTGCGATGATCTGCACTATCGGTACGCTCGTGCTGCTTGGAATCTGGTTCCCTAAACTAGGGCTTATCGGCGGGCTGCTGACGTTTGGCATGTCTATCGTAACGCTTAGCTTTTTGATAACGACGCCTGAGACTTGGGTGCCAAATCTAGGCAATCCGGCGCTCGGCATCACTGAAAGCCCTAATCACGGCTTCCCGTATCTATCGGGTGCCGGACGACTGGTGCTAAAAGATATAATAATGTCTGCTGCAGGACTAATCGTAGCCTCAAATGCGGCGCGCAGGCTTTTGGAGTGCTGCAAAAGCTGCGCAGGTAAGTAA
- the uvrB gene encoding excinuclease ABC subunit UvrB: protein MKNFEISSKFSPSEDQARAVANIVASVRSGNKYQTLLGVTGSGKTFTMANVIRELNMPTLIMTHNKSLAAQLYSEFKGFFPKNHVEYFISYYDYYQPEAYIPRQDLFIEKDSSVNEELERLRLSATASLLSFDDVVCVASVSANYGLGNPSEYQGMVAYLNVGDKINQRALLQKLVDMGYKRNDVYFDRGDFRVNGDVVDVYPAYFNDEAFRIEFFGDEIETMYSLDVLENKKRHDLKKFILYPTSQFIVGENRLKIAIKQIEEELAERLKEFNEQSKLVEAQRLKQRVEFDLEMMSSTGMCKGIENYARHLTGQKAGETPYSMFDYFELGGKDYLVIVDESHVSLPQFRGMYAGDRSRKEVLVEYGFRLPSALDNRPLKFDEFINKRAKFLFVSATPNEYEINLSRGHVYEQILRPTGLLDPQIEIKDSENQVEILFDEAKKTIERNERVLVTVLTKKMAEELSRYYTELSIKVKYMHSDIDAVERNEIIRGLRGGEFDMLIGINLLREGLDLPEVSLIAIMDADKEGFLRSTTSLIQTMGRAARNVNGRVLMFAKKITKSMQEAMDTTLARRKMQDEYNRAHGITPRSASRNIEESLHVEDGTEILRKGANLEKMPAAERASIIKELRKQMLDAAEQLEFEKAAALRDEIAKIRKL, encoded by the coding sequence ATGAAAAATTTTGAAATTTCGTCCAAATTTAGCCCAAGCGAGGATCAGGCCCGCGCAGTCGCTAACATCGTAGCCTCCGTAAGGTCTGGCAACAAATACCAAACGCTTTTAGGCGTCACGGGCTCGGGCAAGACCTTTACGATGGCAAACGTTATACGCGAGCTAAATATGCCAACCCTAATAATGACGCACAACAAATCCCTCGCCGCGCAGCTTTATAGCGAATTTAAGGGCTTTTTCCCTAAAAATCACGTGGAATATTTTATCAGCTACTACGACTACTATCAGCCTGAAGCCTACATCCCGCGTCAAGACCTTTTCATCGAAAAGGACAGCTCCGTAAACGAAGAACTCGAGCGTCTGCGCCTATCTGCGACGGCGAGCTTGCTTAGCTTTGACGACGTCGTGTGCGTGGCGTCGGTGTCGGCCAACTACGGCCTAGGTAATCCTAGCGAATACCAAGGCATGGTCGCATACCTAAACGTCGGCGATAAAATCAACCAGCGCGCGCTACTGCAAAAGCTCGTCGATATGGGCTACAAGCGAAACGACGTTTATTTCGACCGTGGCGACTTTCGCGTAAACGGCGACGTGGTGGACGTATATCCCGCGTATTTTAACGACGAGGCATTTAGGATCGAGTTTTTCGGCGACGAGATCGAGACGATGTATAGCCTGGACGTGCTGGAAAACAAAAAAAGACACGACCTGAAAAAATTTATCCTCTACCCGACCAGCCAGTTTATCGTGGGCGAAAACCGCCTAAAAATCGCCATCAAGCAGATCGAGGAGGAACTAGCCGAGCGGCTAAAGGAATTTAACGAGCAAAGCAAGCTCGTCGAGGCGCAGCGCCTAAAACAACGAGTGGAATTTGATCTAGAGATGATGAGTAGCACGGGCATGTGCAAGGGCATCGAAAACTACGCGCGCCACCTAACCGGGCAAAAGGCCGGAGAGACGCCCTACTCGATGTTTGATTATTTCGAGCTAGGCGGCAAGGACTACCTAGTCATCGTGGATGAAAGCCACGTGAGCCTGCCGCAGTTTCGCGGTATGTACGCAGGAGACCGCAGCCGCAAAGAGGTGCTGGTTGAGTACGGATTTCGCCTCCCATCTGCGCTTGACAATCGTCCGCTTAAATTTGACGAGTTTATAAACAAACGCGCTAAATTTCTTTTCGTATCGGCGACTCCGAACGAATACGAGATAAATTTGAGCCGCGGTCACGTTTACGAGCAAATTTTACGTCCGACGGGACTACTTGATCCACAGATCGAGATAAAAGACAGCGAAAATCAGGTGGAGATTTTATTCGACGAGGCGAAAAAAACCATCGAGAGAAACGAACGCGTGCTAGTCACCGTGCTCACCAAAAAGATGGCCGAGGAGCTCAGCCGCTACTACACCGAGCTTAGCATCAAGGTCAAATACATGCACTCAGACATCGACGCCGTCGAGCGAAACGAGATCATCCGCGGGTTGCGCGGGGGCGAGTTTGATATGCTCATCGGCATAAATTTGCTCAGAGAGGGGCTTGACCTGCCCGAGGTTAGCCTCATAGCTATCATGGACGCCGATAAGGAGGGCTTTTTGCGCTCGACGACGAGCCTGATCCAAACGATGGGGCGCGCGGCTAGAAACGTAAACGGCCGAGTGCTGATGTTTGCCAAAAAGATCACCAAATCCATGCAAGAAGCGATGGATACGACGCTAGCTCGCCGAAAGATGCAGGACGAATACAACCGCGCTCACGGCATCACACCGCGCTCGGCTAGCCGAAACATCGAGGAGAGCTTGCACGTCGAGGACGGCACGGAGATCTTGAGAAAAGGCGCAAATCTAGAAAAAATGCCTGCCGCCGAGCGAGCGAGCATAATCAAAGAGCTAAGAAAACAGATGCTGGATGCGGCGGAGCAACTGGAGTTTGAGAAGGCGGCGGCGCTACGCGACGAAATCGCCAAAATACGTAAACTATGA
- a CDS encoding SEL1-like repeat protein: protein MGSSGSCYGLAGLYESSKGTEKSSEQAAKFYKKSCEPGLDLGCEKAK from the coding sequence ATGGGTAGTAGCGGCAGCTGCTACGGACTAGCAGGGCTTTATGAGAGCAGTAAAGGCACGGAAAAATCAAGCGAACAAGCGGCTAAATTTTATAAAAAATCCTGCGAACCAGGGCTTGATCTAGGTTGCGAAAAGGCAAAGTAA
- a CDS encoding DUF4272 domain-containing protein, whose product MGIFDFFKKGADSARKRSASAAKIGKTAQERKDISIEILKLQGVPFIDHLPLRYETGEVAPREKDEVIARSICSFAAIMCACTIRDNGELTDEDKQGTKDFLDNRFGCIDKLTRMERRVIEGEASYDEAVNMGWKYESLWALLWAMGLVKELDFPKDICDCKFVMDAFIGGDFSERVKMRGTDEILQALDLVYRYHWACVNARVNGTKSAGLDEEVVMERRGGLEWLCCKGAENDNLSDEYNAWDYPDLNT is encoded by the coding sequence GTGGGTATTTTTGACTTTTTTAAAAAAGGGGCTGATAGCGCGCGAAAAAGAAGCGCAAGCGCCGCAAAGATCGGCAAGACCGCGCAGGAGCGCAAAGATATAAGCATCGAAATTTTAAAATTGCAAGGCGTGCCTTTTATAGACCATCTGCCGCTGCGATACGAGACGGGCGAGGTCGCGCCGCGCGAAAAGGACGAGGTTATCGCCCGCTCTATTTGCTCGTTTGCCGCGATAATGTGCGCTTGCACGATCAGAGATAACGGCGAGCTAACGGACGAAGATAAGCAGGGCACGAAGGATTTTCTCGATAACCGCTTCGGGTGCATAGACAAGCTAACGCGCATGGAGCGCCGCGTTATAGAGGGTGAAGCGAGCTACGACGAAGCCGTAAATATGGGCTGGAAATACGAGTCGCTGTGGGCGCTGCTTTGGGCGATGGGGCTAGTAAAAGAGCTGGATTTCCCAAAGGATATCTGCGACTGCAAATTTGTGATGGATGCCTTTATCGGCGGCGATTTTTCGGAGCGCGTAAAAATGCGGGGTACTGATGAAATCCTGCAGGCGCTCGATCTCGTCTACCGCTATCACTGGGCGTGCGTCAATGCCAGAGTAAACGGCACTAAGAGCGCAGGCCTTGATGAAGAGGTCGTGATGGAGAGGCGCGGCGGGCTAGAGTGGCTGTGCTGCAAGGGCGCGGAGAATGATAATCTGAGCGATGAGTATAATGCGTGGGATTATCCTGATCTAAACACCTGA
- a CDS encoding RNA degradosome polyphosphate kinase, which produces MDETKSVFINRELSWLRFNSRVLAQCEKALPPLEKLKFIAIYMTNLDEFYMIRIAGLKQLFAAGVAASGSDGMSPLEQLREIRKYIKDELALVEKHYKDALKELAQNGLFMKNYDEISPELRAKCDEYFFSNILPVIVPIAVDATHPYPHLNNLSFSLAVKLADADSPEIIKFGMIRISRVLPRFYQAADNVYVPIETIVHRHAEEIFPGYKLLSSAAFRVTRNADIVIEEEEADDFMMILEQGLKLRRKGAFVRMQIQKDADAEIVEFLNSHMKIFYKDIYEYTVPLTLNSLWQIVGNKEFSHLCLPPYAPKTLPPFSSHLSMFDVIDKEDVLVVHPYESFDPVVQFIREASKDPRVISIRMTLYRVDKNSPIIQALIDAANDGKQVTVMVELKARFDEENNLHWAKALEDAGAHVIYGITGFKVHAKVSQVIRQEGGKLKFYMHLSTGNYNGGSAKIYTDVSYFTSRAEFASDTTTFFHILSGFSKNRRLQTLSMSPMQIKERVLEMIKTETAHGEQGRIVAKMNALVDSDIVDALVKASSAGVKIDLIVRGICCVRPGVKGLSENIRVRSLIGKYLEHARIFYFRHAEPQIYIASADWMPRNLERRLELMTPIIDKNLQERLLEFLRLQLSDNELAFELQNSGEYTKVRPKEGDARINSQEVLEEYVSGIYKATKKDSDKGKSEQMVAKLLKES; this is translated from the coding sequence ATGGATGAGACAAAGAGCGTTTTTATCAACCGCGAACTTAGTTGGTTGCGCTTTAATTCGCGCGTTTTAGCCCAATGCGAAAAGGCGTTGCCGCCGCTTGAAAAGCTAAAATTTATCGCGATTTATATGACGAATTTGGATGAATTTTACATGATCCGCATCGCGGGGCTCAAGCAACTTTTTGCCGCAGGAGTCGCAGCTAGCGGTAGCGACGGCATGAGCCCGCTTGAGCAACTAAGGGAGATCAGAAAATACATCAAAGACGAACTCGCGCTCGTGGAAAAACACTATAAAGACGCGCTAAAAGAGCTCGCGCAAAACGGGCTTTTTATGAAAAATTACGACGAAATTTCGCCCGAACTTCGCGCCAAATGCGACGAGTATTTTTTCTCAAATATCCTGCCCGTCATCGTGCCTATCGCGGTTGATGCCACGCATCCGTATCCTCATCTAAACAACCTTAGCTTTAGCCTGGCCGTTAAGCTTGCCGACGCGGATAGCCCAGAGATCATAAAATTTGGCATGATACGTATTTCGCGCGTTTTGCCGAGATTCTATCAAGCGGCCGACAACGTCTATGTGCCGATAGAAACGATCGTGCATCGCCACGCTGAGGAGATTTTCCCGGGTTACAAGCTACTTAGCTCGGCGGCGTTTAGGGTTACGCGAAACGCCGATATCGTGATCGAGGAAGAAGAAGCCGATGATTTCATGATGATCCTCGAACAGGGGCTTAAATTGCGCCGCAAGGGCGCCTTTGTCCGCATGCAGATACAAAAGGACGCCGACGCCGAGATAGTCGAGTTTCTAAACTCGCATATGAAGATTTTTTATAAGGATATCTATGAGTACACCGTACCGCTGACGCTAAATTCGCTCTGGCAAATCGTGGGAAATAAAGAATTCTCGCACCTTTGCCTGCCGCCGTACGCGCCAAAGACATTGCCGCCTTTTAGCAGCCACCTCTCGATGTTTGACGTCATTGATAAAGAAGACGTGCTAGTCGTGCATCCCTACGAGAGCTTTGATCCCGTCGTGCAGTTTATCAGGGAGGCGAGCAAGGATCCGCGCGTGATCTCGATCCGTATGACGCTCTACCGCGTCGATAAAAACTCGCCTATCATTCAAGCTCTCATCGACGCTGCAAACGACGGCAAGCAAGTAACCGTGATGGTCGAGCTAAAGGCGAGGTTTGATGAGGAGAACAACCTACACTGGGCAAAGGCTCTAGAGGACGCCGGCGCGCATGTGATATACGGCATCACGGGCTTTAAGGTGCACGCAAAAGTTAGCCAAGTTATCCGCCAAGAGGGCGGTAAGCTCAAATTTTACATGCATCTATCCACCGGCAACTACAACGGCGGCTCGGCTAAAATTTACACCGACGTGAGCTATTTTACGAGCAGGGCGGAGTTTGCCAGCGATACGACGACGTTTTTTCATATACTTTCGGGTTTTTCTAAAAACCGCCGCTTGCAGACGCTTTCTATGTCGCCGATGCAGATAAAAGAGCGCGTGCTGGAGATGATAAAGACCGAGACCGCGCACGGAGAGCAGGGCAGAATCGTGGCAAAGATGAACGCGCTAGTAGATAGCGATATCGTGGATGCGCTGGTAAAGGCAAGTAGCGCTGGCGTAAAGATCGATCTCATCGTGCGTGGCATCTGCTGTGTGCGCCCGGGTGTGAAGGGCCTCAGCGAAAATATCCGCGTGAGATCGCTCATCGGCAAATACCTTGAGCATGCGAGGATATTTTATTTCAGGCACGCCGAGCCTCAAATTTACATCGCTTCCGCCGACTGGATGCCGCGAAATCTAGAGCGCCGCCTAGAGCTCATGACGCCGATCATAGATAAAAATTTGCAAGAGCGCTTGCTTGAGTTTTTGCGCTTGCAGCTTAGCGATAACGAGCTGGCGTTTGAGCTGCAAAACAGCGGCGAATACACAAAAGTAAGGCCAAAAGAGGGCGACGCGCGCATAAACTCGCAAGAGGTGCTCGAGGAGTACGTGAGCGGGATATACAAGGCGACGAAAAAGGATAGCGATAAGGGGAAGAGCGAGCAGATGGTGGCGAAACTTTTGAAAGAAAGTTAA
- a CDS encoding type IV pilin protein, with translation MRKGFTMIELIFVIVILGILAAVAIPRLSATRDDAEISKAATNYSTLISDLTAYYTSQGNFSTNWADMTQTTTDGTVKLIGETCVTVEYNDTAGTITATPTATGKCAKLFEIPAMKNVFGNTPAAKTYQVGGRSVKFN, from the coding sequence ATGAGAAAAGGTTTTACAATGATTGAGTTGATCTTCGTGATCGTTATTTTAGGTATTTTGGCTGCTGTTGCTATCCCAAGACTTAGTGCAACGAGAGATGATGCAGAGATTTCAAAAGCTGCTACAAACTACTCTACGCTTATTTCTGATCTTACCGCGTATTATACTTCTCAAGGCAACTTTTCAACCAACTGGGCGGATATGACGCAAACAACAACAGATGGAACAGTAAAGCTTATTGGCGAAACTTGCGTTACAGTTGAGTATAATGATACTGCTGGAACTATTACTGCTACACCTACTGCTACAGGTAAATGTGCAAAACTATTTGAGATACCTGCTATGAAAAATGTTTTTGGTAATACTCCGGCTGCAAAAACTTATCAAGTTGGCGGAAGAAGCGTAAAATTTAACTAA
- a CDS encoding metallophosphoesterase, protein MNNQIYLIGDVHGCYKTLCALIDRLPRGTDSKICFVGDLIDRGEGSFEVVQLAIQRGYAAVMGNHEYRLLQHKDAFLRGETPSDPRWFYLNGGAQTFASYAKASRAQKLAHLKFLSNLPLYLELAEFKNAQGRRLVASHSAIGRMWALRNSHGDSAAEFRWHVLCGRDDFSQNEGVFNVYGHTPIASPDITKFSANIDTGCVYKHDFGRLCALEFPSMRVFIQENVEDGE, encoded by the coding sequence ATGAACAACCAAATTTATCTCATCGGCGACGTTCACGGCTGCTATAAAACCCTTTGCGCCTTGATAGATCGCTTGCCGCGTGGTACTGATTCTAAAATTTGCTTCGTGGGCGATCTGATAGACCGCGGCGAGGGGAGTTTTGAGGTCGTACAGCTAGCGATTCAGCGCGGCTACGCGGCCGTGATGGGCAATCACGAATACCGCCTTTTGCAACACAAGGACGCATTTTTACGCGGCGAGACGCCTAGCGATCCGCGCTGGTTTTACCTAAACGGCGGCGCGCAGACTTTCGCCTCCTACGCCAAAGCTAGCCGCGCACAAAAGCTCGCGCATTTAAAGTTTTTGTCGAATTTGCCGCTTTATTTGGAGCTTGCCGAGTTTAAAAACGCTCAGGGCAGGCGGCTTGTCGCGTCGCATTCGGCGATTGGGCGGATGTGGGCGCTACGCAACTCGCACGGCGATAGCGCGGCGGAGTTTAGGTGGCATGTGCTTTGCGGCAGAGATGATTTTAGCCAAAACGAAGGCGTTTTTAACGTCTACGGCCATACGCCGATCGCGAGCCCCGATATCACGAAATTTAGCGCAAATATCGACACGGGCTGCGTTTATAAGCATGATTTCGGCCGTCTTTGTGCGCTCGAGTTTCCGAGCATGCGGGTTTTTATACAGGAAAATGTCGAGGACGGAGAGTAA
- a CDS encoding type II secretion system protein, which produces MKRAFTMVELIFVIIILGILAAMAIPRLAATRDDAEIARGASDLAVLVMDLSMYYTSMGEFKSDAKWKDITNVKLLLDNTGSVINDTTLLNTDVFLSVKDKGCSKISVSDGSVAISDIGISSDVICVAFNGVESVKKLNKTHAFGGSKVKFNP; this is translated from the coding sequence TTGAAACGTGCATTTACTATGGTTGAGCTTATTTTTGTGATTATTATTTTGGGTATTTTAGCTGCTATGGCTATTCCAAGACTAGCTGCTACTAGAGATGATGCTGAGATTGCAAGAGGGGCATCAGATCTTGCGGTTCTTGTTATGGATTTATCAATGTACTATACAAGCATGGGAGAGTTTAAGTCCGATGCGAAGTGGAAAGATATTACTAATGTAAAGCTATTGCTGGATAATACTGGTTCTGTGATTAACGATACTACTCTTTTAAATACCGATGTTTTTTTGAGCGTAAAAGATAAGGGCTGTTCAAAAATATCGGTATCTGATGGTAGTGTTGCTATCTCGGATATCGGAATTAGCAGTGATGTTATATGTGTAGCTTTTAATGGGGTTGAGTCTGTAAAAAAGCTTAACAAAACACATGCATTTGGTGGCTCAAAGGTTAAATTTAATCCTTAG
- a CDS encoding primosomal protein N': MLYYQILPSGLNLKPLTYNSNFKIPNFTQVLINIKNKKTIGYVLQGVAEPNFKTLEILEILPTALTPIQISLLKFISHYYVVNLSIAAGLFTPLEADISCLQNLMQAQILSDKNETNGNLDVKFDDSKELNLTMEFDKISLPNLLQNLNNNSFQENLKLNENVAAKLNFNNPAQSPKISTDQSATTEFFPKIPNLNQDQQEALNFAKSHKTSLIFGDTGSGKSEIYFSLIREYLLAGKQVLLLMPEISLTPQMTKRLKSYFGEKFGVWHSKITPKKRSEILQKFQSREINLIAGARSALFLPFTKLGLIIVDEEHDDSYKSAQNPHYNARDLALFLASKFDVKVVLGSATPSVVSFKKQPHFRLRGTFFKSEKKFIYDESETGLGEVILGELAASFAGGKQAVVFLPTRANFRYLSCRECGSTIKCPFCSVGMSFYKKRNVLKCQYCGFTTAATCSCDKCGSEMIEAKKIGTDELTEALRSAFPAARIEKFDRDEITTQNKLEKTLKAFNAGEIDALVGTQMLSKGHDYHNVDLAVIMGIDELLNFPDFRARERTLALAMQVAGRAGRSGEGRVVVQSRQREFFENFIADYDAFLAEEILAREPIYPPFARLLRVVVSEKSEQVAKQRLEICVAELENLRVAESSLDIVGHGKCAIEILGGKYRFEILLRCASHAPLIKAARICAAHGFDVDMDPINFS; this comes from the coding sequence ATGCTCTACTACCAAATTTTACCTAGCGGCTTAAATCTTAAGCCGCTTACCTATAATTCAAATTTTAAAATCCCAAATTTTACACAAGTCTTAATCAATATAAAAAATAAAAAAACTATCGGCTACGTCTTGCAAGGAGTGGCAGAGCCAAATTTTAAAACGCTTGAGATTTTAGAAATTTTGCCCACTGCGCTTACGCCTATACAAATCTCGCTTTTAAAATTTATCTCGCACTATTACGTCGTAAATTTATCTATTGCGGCCGGACTTTTTACTCCGCTAGAGGCCGATATATCTTGCTTGCAGAATTTAATGCAAGCGCAAATTTTGAGCGATAAAAACGAGACAAACGGTAACTTAGATGTCAAATTTGACGATAGTAAAGAGTTAAATTTGACTATGGAATTTGACAAAATATCGCTGCCAAATTTACTCCAAAATTTAAATAATAATAGCTTTCAAGAAAATTTGAAATTAAATGAAAATGTTGCTGCCAAATTAAATTTTAATAATCCCGCACAGTCGCCAAAAATAAGCACTGACCAATCAGCTACGACGGAGTTTTTCCCTAAAATCCCAAACTTAAATCAAGATCAACAAGAGGCGCTAAATTTTGCTAAAAGCCATAAAACGAGTTTGATTTTTGGCGATACGGGAAGCGGTAAAAGCGAGATTTATTTTTCTCTTATCCGCGAATATCTACTCGCGGGCAAGCAGGTTTTGCTTTTGATGCCGGAAATCTCGCTCACACCGCAGATGACAAAGCGACTAAAAAGCTATTTTGGCGAGAAATTTGGCGTCTGGCACTCCAAAATAACGCCGAAAAAGCGCAGCGAAATCCTGCAAAAATTTCAGAGCCGTGAGATAAATTTGATCGCAGGCGCGCGTTCGGCGCTATTTTTGCCGTTTACCAAGCTTGGGCTTATTATCGTCGACGAGGAGCACGACGACAGCTATAAATCCGCGCAAAATCCGCACTATAACGCCCGCGACCTCGCGCTATTTTTGGCGAGCAAATTTGACGTCAAAGTTGTGCTTGGCTCAGCTACTCCGAGCGTCGTGAGCTTCAAAAAGCAGCCTCACTTTAGGCTAAGGGGTACGTTTTTTAAAAGTGAGAAAAAGTTTATCTACGACGAGAGCGAGACGGGGCTTGGAGAGGTGATCCTAGGTGAGCTTGCGGCGAGTTTTGCGGGCGGCAAACAGGCGGTCGTCTTTTTGCCGACGCGTGCAAATTTCCGCTATCTTTCATGCCGCGAGTGCGGTAGCACGATAAAGTGCCCGTTTTGCAGCGTCGGAATGAGCTTTTATAAGAAGCGAAACGTTCTAAAGTGCCAGTACTGCGGCTTTACGACGGCTGCGACGTGCTCGTGTGATAAGTGCGGCAGTGAGATGATTGAGGCAAAAAAAATCGGCACCGACGAGCTGACGGAGGCCCTGCGCTCGGCGTTTCCAGCGGCTAGGATCGAGAAATTCGACCGTGACGAGATCACGACGCAAAACAAGCTCGAAAAGACGCTAAAAGCCTTTAACGCGGGCGAGATAGACGCGCTTGTCGGCACGCAGATGCTGAGCAAGGGGCACGACTACCACAATGTGGATCTCGCCGTCATCATGGGCATCGATGAGCTGCTAAATTTTCCTGATTTTCGCGCTCGCGAGCGGACGTTGGCGCTGGCGATGCAGGTGGCGGGCAGGGCAGGGCGCTCGGGCGAGGGGCGCGTGGTCGTGCAGAGTAGGCAGCGGGAGTTTTTTGAAAATTTTATCGCGGATTACGACGCGTTTTTGGCTGAGGAGATTCTTGCTAGAGAGCCGATATATCCGCCGTTTGCTAGGCTTTTGCGGGTTGTCGTTTCTGAAAAAAGCGAGCAGGTGGCAAAACAAAGGCTTGAAATTTGCGTAGCCGAGCTTGAAAATTTGCGCGTGGCCGAATCTTCGCTAGATATCGTAGGACACGGCAAGTGCGCGATCGAAATCCTAGGCGGAAAATACCGTTTTGAGATTTTGCTGCGCTGTGCCTCGCACGCTCCGCTTATAAAAGCCGCTCGCATCTGCGCCGCGCACGGCTTTGACGTCGATATGGATCCGATAAATTTCTCGTAA